In Centropristis striata isolate RG_2023a ecotype Rhode Island chromosome 5, C.striata_1.0, whole genome shotgun sequence, a single genomic region encodes these proteins:
- the eno1a gene encoding enolase 1a, (alpha) — translation MSILKIHAREIFDSRGNPTVEVDLYTKKGLFRAAVPSGASTGIYEALELRDNDKTRYMGKGVSKAVENINKTIAPALVSKDVNVTEQAKIDKLMLDMDGTENKSKFGANAILGVSLAVCKAGAAEKGVPLYRHIADLAGNPEVILPVPAFNVINGGSHAGNKLAMQEFMILPVGASSFKEAMRIGAEVYHNLKNVIKEKYGKDATNVGDEGGFAPNILENKEALELLKNAIAKAGYTDKIVIGMDVAASEFYKGGKYDLDFKSPDDPSRYITPDQLADLYRSFVKDYPVVSIEDPFDQDDWDAWTKFTASTSIQVVGDDLTVTNPKRIAKGVAEKSCNCLLLKVNQIGSVTESLQACKMAQSNGWGVMVSHRSGETEDTFIADLVVGLCTGQIKTGAPCRSERLAKYNQLLRIEEELGDKARFAGKNFRHPI, via the exons GTCTTTTCAGAGCTGCAGTGCCCAGCGGTGCCTCCACCGGCATCTATGAGGCTCTGGAGCTCCGTGACAATGACAAAACACGCTACATGGGCAAAG GTGTCTcaaaagctgttgagaatatcaatAAAACTATTGCACCTGCACTGGTTAGCAAG GATGTGAACGTTACGGAGCAGGCCAAGATCGACAAACTGATGCTCGACATGGATGGCACAGAAAACAAGT CTAAGTTTGGTGCTAACGCCATCCTGGGCGTCTCCCTGGCTGTGTGCAAGGCTGGTGCAGCAGAGAAGGGCGTTCCCCTCTACCGCCACATCGCTGACCTGGCTGGCAACCCTGAAGTCATCCTCCCCGTCCCT GCCTTCAACGTCATCAACGGCGGCTCCCATGCAGGCAACAAACTGGCCATGCAGGAGTTCATGATCCTGCCTGTGGGAGCCAGCAGCTTCAAGGAGGCCATGCGTATCGGTGCTGAGGTCTACCACAACCTGAAGAATGTCATCAAGGAGAAGTACGGAAAGGACGCCACTAATGTAGGAGACGAAGGTGGCTTCGCCCCTAACATCCTGGAGAACAAAGAAG cTCTGGAGCTGCTGAAGAATGCCATCGCCAAGGCCGGCTACACCGACAAGATCGTTATTGGCATGGATGTGGCTGCCTCTGAGTTCTACAAGGGTGGCAAGTACGACCTGGACTTCAAGTCTCCTGACGACCCCAGCCGCTACATCACCCCTGACCAGCTGGCTGACCTCTACAGGAGCTTTGTTAAAGATTATCCCG TGGTGTCCATTGAGGACCCCTTTGACCAGGATGACTGGGATGCGTGGACCAAATTCACAGCCAGCACCAGCATCCAGGTGGTGGGCGATGACCTCACCGTCACCAACCCCAAACGTATTGCCAAGGGTGTGGCTGAGAAGTCTTGCAACTGCCTTCTGCTTAAAGTCAACCAGATCGGCTCTGTCACAGAGTCCCTGCAGGC CTGCAAGATGGCCCAGAGCAACGGCTGGGGCGTGATGGTCAGCCATCGCTCTGGAGAGACAGAGGACACCTTCATCGCTGACCTGGTGGTCGGCCTCTGCACTGGACAG ATTAAGACAGGTGCACCTTGCCGATCTGAGCGCTTGGCCAAATACAACCAGCTGCTCAG GATTGAAGAGGAGCTCGGAGACAAGGCCCGTTTTGCCGGCAAGAACTTCAGGCACCCCATCTGA